A region from the Sphingomonas brevis genome encodes:
- a CDS encoding outer membrane protein, with translation MLRRTCAAALLASAMIASPAVARDKTLYLGIEAGPMWAKDMDVDLAGEDSEGSFDVDFMDVDHNMGYDVGVIFGYDAGIVRAELDLSYKRASHDEYTFECEGGPCADPDEGGGHTRYIAIMTNLLLDLGNEDGFSFYAGPGAGFAWGKYNFECCNSEFDESFTQGGFAWQLVAGVRYALNPNVDLGLKYRYFHPHKIKQEVFGTDDEFFESRFHSHSLLATLTYNFYTPPPPPPPPPPPPPPPPPPATQTCPDGSVILATDACPPPPPPPPPPPPPPEPERG, from the coding sequence ATGCTACGTCGAACTTGTGCCGCTGCATTGCTGGCATCCGCGATGATCGCCTCTCCGGCGGTCGCTCGCGACAAGACACTCTATTTGGGAATTGAAGCAGGCCCGATGTGGGCCAAGGACATGGATGTCGACCTGGCCGGGGAAGATAGCGAAGGGTCATTCGACGTCGATTTTATGGATGTCGACCATAATATGGGATACGATGTCGGAGTGATCTTCGGCTATGATGCGGGCATCGTCCGTGCCGAGCTGGATCTGTCCTACAAGCGGGCTTCGCACGACGAATATACGTTCGAATGCGAAGGCGGGCCTTGCGCTGATCCTGACGAAGGCGGTGGCCATACCCGTTATATCGCGATCATGACGAACCTGTTGCTCGATCTCGGCAATGAAGATGGTTTCAGCTTCTATGCAGGCCCTGGCGCCGGCTTCGCCTGGGGCAAGTATAATTTCGAGTGCTGCAACAGTGAGTTCGACGAATCCTTCACCCAGGGCGGGTTCGCCTGGCAGCTGGTTGCCGGCGTTCGCTATGCCCTCAACCCGAATGTCGATCTCGGCCTGAAGTATCGCTACTTCCATCCGCATAAGATCAAGCAGGAAGTGTTCGGCACCGACGACGAATTCTTCGAAAGCCGGTTCCACTCGCACTCGCTGTTGGCGACGCTGACGTACAACTTCTACACGCCGCCGCCGCCTCCGCCTCCGCCACCACCGCCGCCGCCGCCGCCGCCTCCACCGGCGACGCAGACGTGCCCGGATGGTTCGGTGATCCTGGCGACGGACGCCTGTCCGCCACCGCCACCGCCGCCACCTCCGCCGCCGCCTCCGCCGGAGCCGGAACGGGGTTAA
- a CDS encoding DUF2165 family protein: MRTFKSLLVLLIGLTALMYALQNLSNVGEMRGQMEVLRPPPNSPALAWTGFALIVLCQLAIVAAAGKGAWDLFAARKGSAEEFRQAKTPAVWAGALSLLLWFAMSLFVGAGLFQWGTDSGTIALAKAFSFATTSALTILFVWGTTD, from the coding sequence ATGCGGACCTTCAAGAGCCTGCTCGTACTACTGATCGGCCTAACCGCTCTGATGTACGCACTTCAGAATCTGTCTAACGTCGGCGAAATGCGCGGGCAGATGGAGGTGTTGCGGCCGCCCCCTAATTCACCCGCCCTGGCATGGACCGGTTTCGCGCTGATCGTCCTTTGCCAGCTTGCGATTGTGGCAGCCGCCGGGAAAGGCGCGTGGGACCTGTTCGCGGCCCGGAAAGGCTCGGCCGAGGAATTCAGGCAAGCGAAGACGCCCGCGGTCTGGGCCGGAGCATTGTCGCTGCTTTTATGGTTCGCCATGTCGCTTTTCGTTGGCGCCGGTCTTTTCCAATGGGGGACCGACAGCGGCACGATCGCGCTGGCGAAGGCCTTTTCCTTCGCGACCACATCGGCGCTGACCATCCTCTTCGTCTGGGGCACCACGGACTAG
- a CDS encoding GNAT family N-acetyltransferase: MTLVVAETARLRLREWGPGDGERFYAIMNKPAVMRHLGGLQDRASWDAAVDRLTGYQRDFGHTFWLVERRSDDELLGFCGLKRVNSPGGEGLSGQFEVGWRLRESAWGQGYAKEAAIASLDLAFDRLGAPHVVALTISANVESQGLMKRLGMTRREDLDFIDTRFGPEMNPSIVYRIDAAEWPAARAAALS, encoded by the coding sequence ATGACCCTGGTAGTTGCCGAAACGGCCCGTCTGCGGCTGCGCGAATGGGGTCCGGGTGACGGTGAGCGCTTTTATGCGATCATGAACAAGCCGGCAGTCATGCGGCACCTCGGTGGGCTTCAGGACCGGGCAAGCTGGGACGCTGCGGTCGATCGGCTGACTGGGTATCAGCGTGACTTCGGCCACACATTCTGGCTGGTCGAGCGCCGGTCGGACGATGAGCTGCTCGGCTTCTGCGGCCTGAAACGGGTCAATTCGCCCGGCGGAGAAGGGCTGAGCGGCCAGTTCGAGGTCGGCTGGAGATTGCGCGAGAGCGCCTGGGGGCAGGGCTATGCCAAGGAGGCGGCGATAGCGTCGCTGGACCTGGCCTTCGATCGTTTGGGGGCGCCGCATGTGGTGGCCCTTACCATCAGCGCCAATGTCGAAAGCCAGGGGCTGATGAAACGGCTTGGCATGACTCGCCGCGAGGATCTCGATTTCATCGACACGCGCTTCGGCCCGGAAATGAACCCGTCGATCGTCTATCGCATCGATGCGGCGGAATGGCCGGCCGCGCGCGCCGCCGCGCTCAGCTAG
- a CDS encoding APC family permease: MAEDAQPVVATRRDVGVWGAALLALNGMIGAAIFGLPGKLDAAVGSFAPWLLLLAGIGIMPVVVCYADLAGRFRESGGPQLYAGKAFGRFVGFEAGWMLYAARAASLAANAHVLAAYAGALWPGLNAPLTIIVTISGITLVNVIGIRRAVDTLGAMTMIKLAPLIVIGALGLLLTPIPAPALPQFSAVEGVALAALYAFVGFEAATIPAGETRDPERNIPRALLLTVAGVTLLYVAVQMAYSASGLGENDAPLAALAARSIGPVGAVILGFAAIASVLANQLSAVTSISRITSSFADQSLLPRWFGKISPRFATPVNSILAVGGIGLALALSGSFISLAVISTVSRLFAYFASIAAIPRLDYLEGKMRWGRGIILPLVAGALILWASSHSNLAEWQAFGAFLAIGALLYLIAGKGRRSAQ; this comes from the coding sequence ATGGCTGAGGACGCTCAACCGGTCGTCGCGACGCGCCGGGACGTTGGAGTTTGGGGCGCGGCGCTGCTCGCGCTCAATGGCATGATCGGCGCGGCGATTTTCGGATTGCCGGGCAAGCTCGATGCCGCGGTGGGCAGTTTCGCGCCCTGGCTGCTGCTGCTGGCCGGAATCGGCATCATGCCCGTCGTGGTCTGCTACGCCGACCTCGCCGGCCGCTTCCGTGAATCGGGAGGCCCGCAACTCTATGCCGGCAAGGCCTTCGGGCGGTTCGTCGGTTTCGAGGCGGGGTGGATGCTCTACGCCGCCCGGGCGGCGTCACTGGCCGCCAACGCCCATGTGCTCGCTGCCTATGCCGGCGCCCTTTGGCCGGGGCTCAACGCGCCGCTGACGATCATCGTCACGATCAGCGGCATTACGCTGGTGAACGTGATCGGTATCCGCCGTGCCGTCGACACGCTCGGCGCCATGACCATGATCAAGCTTGCGCCGCTGATCGTGATCGGCGCGCTTGGGCTGCTGCTGACGCCGATACCGGCACCGGCATTGCCGCAATTCTCGGCCGTCGAAGGGGTGGCCCTGGCCGCGCTCTATGCCTTCGTGGGGTTCGAGGCGGCGACCATACCGGCCGGCGAGACGCGCGATCCGGAGCGCAATATCCCGCGTGCGCTACTGCTCACCGTTGCCGGCGTCACGCTGCTCTACGTGGCTGTCCAGATGGCCTATTCGGCGTCTGGGCTGGGCGAAAATGATGCGCCGCTCGCGGCGCTTGCGGCAAGGTCGATCGGACCCGTCGGGGCGGTCATCCTCGGTTTCGCGGCGATCGCGTCGGTCCTGGCCAATCAGTTGAGCGCGGTCACCTCGATTTCGCGCATTACATCGAGCTTTGCCGATCAAAGCCTGCTTCCGCGATGGTTCGGCAAGATCTCGCCGCGCTTCGCAACTCCGGTGAACTCGATCCTTGCCGTCGGCGGCATCGGGCTGGCGCTGGCATTGTCCGGTTCGTTCATCTCGCTGGCGGTCATCAGCACCGTTTCCCGGCTGTTTGCCTACTTCGCCTCGATTGCCGCGATCCCGCGGCTGGATTATCTTGAGGGTAAGATGCGATGGGGCCGAGGCATTATCTTGCCGCTGGTTGCCGGCGCGCTGATCCTGTGGGCGTCATCCCATTCCAACCTGGCCGAATGGCAGGCGTTTGGGGCGTTCCTGGCGATTGGCGCCCTGCTCTACCTGATCGCCGGAAAGGGCCGGAGATCGGCACAATGA